The following proteins are encoded in a genomic region of bacterium:
- a CDS encoding GHMP kinase, translating to MGEHSDWAAGYRSTDPGISRGHCLVAGTDQGLRAEARPIAGALEIESILPHGEEMGPARIQATASALAAAAAGADFFSYAAGVAAEAIERFQVGGLRLRVQSDLPVRKGLSSSAAVCVLLARAYSEAYELGLDLDAEMDLAYAGERRTGSECGRMDQICAYGRQITSLVFDGADLEAEVVEPGAAFHFLIVDLRRGKDTRRILSDLNACFPDTEGALARRVREGLGEANAQLVAEGRRAIEVGDPVGLGACLTEAQACFDEAVAPASEELRSPRLHEILAHPAVAELGLGAKGIGSQGDGSAQVLARDDRAREELARRLEEEEGVTCLPLNLGSERPSDEAVG from the coding sequence ATGGGAGAGCATTCCGATTGGGCGGCAGGCTACCGATCCACCGATCCGGGGATCTCGCGCGGTCATTGTCTTGTTGCGGGCACCGACCAGGGCCTTCGCGCAGAAGCCCGGCCGATCGCGGGTGCCCTCGAGATCGAGAGCATCCTGCCCCACGGCGAAGAGATGGGGCCGGCACGAATCCAGGCCACGGCCTCGGCGTTGGCTGCCGCCGCTGCCGGTGCCGATTTCTTCAGCTACGCGGCTGGCGTTGCGGCAGAGGCGATCGAGCGGTTCCAGGTCGGCGGCCTTCGCCTACGAGTCCAATCCGATCTCCCTGTTCGCAAGGGTTTGTCTTCGTCGGCCGCCGTCTGCGTCTTGTTGGCTCGGGCGTATTCGGAAGCCTATGAGCTCGGCCTCGATCTGGATGCCGAGATGGATCTCGCCTACGCCGGGGAACGCCGCACGGGTTCGGAATGCGGACGCATGGATCAGATCTGCGCCTATGGTCGCCAGATCACTTCCCTCGTTTTCGATGGCGCTGATCTGGAGGCCGAAGTCGTGGAACCCGGTGCCGCATTCCACTTCTTGATCGTCGACCTCCGTCGGGGCAAGGACACGCGTCGAATCCTCTCCGACCTCAACGCTTGTTTTCCGGACACGGAGGGAGCCTTGGCGCGTCGGGTTCGGGAGGGTCTCGGGGAGGCGAACGCCCAGCTGGTGGCGGAAGGGCGCCGCGCGATCGAAGTCGGCGACCCGGTTGGCCTGGGCGCTTGTCTCACTGAAGCCCAGGCGTGCTTCGACGAGGCCGTGGCACCCGCCAGCGAAGAGCTCCGCTCTCCGCGCTTGCACGAAATCCTGGCCCATCCCGCCGTTGCCGAACTCGGCCTTGGTGCCAAGGGGATCGGTTCTCAAGGGGACGGCTCGGCCCAGGTGTTGGCCCGTGATGATCGGGCACGCGAGGAGCTGGCTCGCAGACTGGAGGAAGAAGAGGGCGTGACCTGCCTGCCGTTGAATCTCGGTAGCGAACGTCCCTCGGACGAGGCTGTGGGTTAG
- a CDS encoding glycosyltransferase family 4 protein, producing MSPLRVLQLTSDWKWTGPAEPMLRLAEGQRARGHQVWLACPSAPESADRSVGSEARKLGWIPSLELPRGRGVRPLSDLPTIRALRGLIDEHGIELVHTWHTRDHVLALRAAGRRSISGRPAVVRSYRIAEQIADRPWNRWLYGARTDGLLCVSPETARSNRALRRGRAIRGVFGAVDVDRFRPVAPDADLRRALGLAPEHHVVGIVARVQPHRRFDLLLEAARLQADRDPAFRLLVIGRGTRRSELAEEPARRMGLEDRVVFAGYRREDYADVLRSMDVFTFLVPGSDGTCRALLEAAAAGIPAVTLRRGALPEIVVDRKTGLLVPDDPVALADGWQALLDDDEKRRAFGAEARKRAEACFTPERLADEVEVLYREALA from the coding sequence GTGTCCCCGCTCCGGGTGCTTCAGCTGACGAGCGATTGGAAATGGACCGGGCCGGCGGAACCGATGCTTCGTCTGGCGGAAGGTCAGCGGGCACGTGGTCATCAGGTGTGGCTGGCATGTCCGTCGGCGCCGGAGAGCGCCGATCGTTCGGTCGGCAGCGAAGCGCGAAAGCTCGGATGGATCCCTTCTCTGGAGTTGCCACGCGGCCGCGGTGTGAGGCCCCTCTCGGATCTTCCCACGATTCGCGCGTTGCGGGGCTTGATCGACGAGCACGGAATCGAACTCGTCCATACCTGGCATACCCGGGATCACGTTCTTGCGTTGCGCGCCGCGGGGCGGCGCTCCATTTCGGGGCGCCCGGCCGTGGTTCGCTCCTACCGCATCGCTGAGCAGATCGCGGATCGCCCGTGGAATCGTTGGTTGTATGGCGCGCGGACGGATGGGCTGCTGTGCGTTTCTCCTGAAACAGCACGAAGCAATCGCGCCTTGCGCCGCGGTCGCGCGATCCGTGGGGTGTTCGGGGCGGTCGACGTGGATCGCTTTCGCCCTGTCGCCCCGGATGCAGATCTGCGACGCGCGCTCGGGCTGGCCCCCGAGCACCACGTCGTGGGGATCGTCGCCCGCGTGCAGCCCCATCGTCGCTTCGATCTGCTTCTCGAGGCAGCGCGGCTTCAAGCCGATCGCGATCCCGCATTCCGCCTGCTCGTGATCGGTCGAGGGACCCGGCGCTCCGAACTGGCCGAGGAACCGGCTCGGCGGATGGGATTGGAGGATCGGGTCGTGTTCGCAGGCTACCGCCGCGAGGACTACGCGGACGTTCTGCGCAGCATGGATGTCTTCACCTTCCTCGTGCCGGGGAGCGACGGTACCTGTCGTGCGCTCCTGGAAGCTGCGGCCGCGGGCATTCCCGCTGTCACGCTACGCCGCGGAGCGTTGCCCGAAATCGTGGTGGACAGGAAGACGGGCCTGCTCGTGCCCGACGATCCGGTGGCCTTGGCGGACGGCTGGCAAGCGCTCCTCGATGATGACGAGAAACGGCGGGCTTTCGGCGCCGAGGCGCGAAAGCGGGCCGAAGCCTGTTTCACGCCGGAACGATTGGCCGACGAGGTCGAGGTGCTCTACCGCGAGGCGCTTGCTTGA
- a CDS encoding glycosyltransferase family 2 protein produces the protein MNVPRPKLSVCIIACNEERDLPRCLASVAFADEIVVVVDDRSRDATEKLASEAGAKTILRAYDGNIEQKNFALGQVQAEWVLALDADEALSDPLAAELKAFLAGGAEGVVGMEINRVTWHLGRWIRHGEFFPDWQLRVFRNGAGRWVGTNPHGRVELTAGIGSQGRFSGEAYHWSYRDLADQVDRIQDFSSIQARANLGRGRRHALRDMILRPPTRFLRAFILKQGFRDGVPGFIIAAATAFHVFLKYAKQWEFDHLGADEEAQDAGKARRSE, from the coding sequence TCCGTTGCGTTCGCGGATGAGATCGTCGTAGTCGTGGACGATCGCAGCCGGGACGCCACCGAAAAACTGGCAAGCGAGGCCGGCGCGAAGACGATTCTGCGCGCGTATGATGGGAATATCGAGCAGAAGAACTTTGCACTGGGTCAGGTCCAGGCGGAGTGGGTGCTGGCTCTCGATGCCGACGAGGCACTCAGCGATCCGCTGGCGGCAGAGCTGAAGGCGTTTCTCGCAGGCGGCGCAGAAGGCGTCGTGGGCATGGAGATCAACCGGGTGACTTGGCATCTGGGTCGCTGGATCCGGCACGGCGAGTTTTTTCCGGATTGGCAGCTCCGTGTCTTCCGAAACGGGGCCGGCCGCTGGGTCGGCACGAATCCGCATGGTCGGGTCGAGCTCACGGCTGGGATCGGAAGCCAGGGACGGTTCAGCGGCGAGGCCTATCATTGGAGCTATCGGGATCTGGCGGATCAGGTCGATCGCATCCAGGATTTCAGCAGCATCCAGGCCAGGGCCAATCTGGGACGCGGCCGCCGCCATGCCCTCCGCGACATGATCCTTCGGCCACCGACACGCTTCCTGCGTGCCTTCATTCTCAAGCAGGGTTTCCGGGACGGAGTGCCCGGCTTCATCATCGCCGCGGCCACGGCCTTTCACGTCTTCCTGAAGTACGCCAAGCAATGGGAATTCGACCATCTCGGGGCCGATGAAGAAGCGCAAGATGCTGGCAAAGCGAGGCGGTCGGAATAG